In Cupriavidus basilensis, the following proteins share a genomic window:
- a CDS encoding ketopantoate reductase family protein, translating to MKIAILGAGAMGSLFGARLAEAGHAVTLLDINDAHLDAIRRFGLRLQTDEADRRVHGMRALRPEQADAIPELLIVFTKSMHTRAAMAGVRHLLGPDTTVLSLQNGLGSVDAICEFVPAQRLLIGVTTWPADLVGPGHVHSHGEGGIRMMSADGVDRPAVAGTVAALERAGLHCTADADVWAAIWEKVAFNAALNPLCAVTGSTVDQLGNIPDGTALALAVVAEVLAVARSQGVAVDAGKVGANVLHAIGHHIGHKPSMLQDILAARRTEIDAINGAVVAAARRSGVPVPCTESLLQLVRLIEARAANGGQGASPLQAH from the coding sequence ATCAAGATCGCAATTCTCGGGGCCGGGGCCATGGGCTCGCTGTTCGGCGCACGCCTTGCCGAAGCGGGCCATGCCGTTACCTTGCTCGATATCAACGACGCGCATCTCGACGCGATCCGCCGCTTTGGCCTGCGCCTGCAGACCGATGAGGCGGACCGGCGGGTCCACGGCATGCGGGCGTTGCGCCCGGAACAGGCGGATGCCATCCCCGAACTGCTGATCGTCTTTACTAAATCCATGCACACGCGCGCCGCGATGGCGGGCGTGCGCCACCTGCTGGGGCCGGACACGACAGTGCTGTCGCTGCAGAACGGCCTGGGCAGCGTCGATGCGATTTGCGAGTTCGTGCCGGCGCAGCGGCTCCTGATCGGCGTCACCACATGGCCGGCCGACCTGGTTGGCCCCGGGCACGTGCATTCGCACGGCGAGGGCGGGATCCGGATGATGAGCGCCGATGGCGTGGACCGGCCCGCGGTGGCGGGGACGGTGGCGGCGCTGGAGCGCGCCGGGCTGCACTGCACGGCCGATGCCGATGTGTGGGCCGCGATCTGGGAGAAGGTGGCCTTCAACGCCGCGCTGAACCCCCTGTGCGCGGTCACTGGCAGCACCGTGGACCAGCTGGGCAACATCCCGGATGGCACCGCGCTGGCCTTGGCCGTGGTGGCCGAGGTGCTGGCCGTGGCCAGGAGCCAGGGCGTGGCTGTCGATGCGGGCAAGGTCGGCGCCAACGTGTTGCACGCCATCGGCCATCACATCGGCCACAAGCCATCCATGCTGCAGGACATCCTTGCCGCCCGGCGCACCGAGATCGATGCGATCAACGGCGCCGTGGTGGCCGCGGCGCGGCGCAGCGGGGTGCCGGTGCCGTGCACCGAGAGCCTGCTGCAACTCGTCCGGCTGATCGAAGCCCGGGCGGCCAACGGCGGGCAGGGCGCCAGTCCGCTCCAGGCGCACTGA
- the mdeB gene encoding alpha-ketoglutarate dehydrogenase, whose translation MASRDRFGSILASDPVVQADPQELQEWCDALDGVLSSWGPEQGRERACAILDALLAHAGKHRLRWRPAQVTPYLNTIPVEAQPAYPGDLAMEQRLSAILRWNALAMVVRANQAHGELGGHIASYASAADLFEVGYQHFFRGPDAAQGGDLVFFQPHSAPGVYARAFLEGRLDEASLCHYRQEIVAEGKGIRGLSSYPHPYLMPDFWQFPTGSMGIGPLNAIYQARFMRYLENRGLKATSERRVWGFFGDGEMDEPESIAALTLAAREKLDNCTFVINCNLQRLDGPVRGNGRIVDELEALFAGAGWHVVKCLWGSEWDALLARDHDHAISRAFAQTVDGEFQTLSANDGAFNRENFFSKTPALRSLVAHLSNDEIDHLRRGGHDPAKIYAAFAEAARRNGRPCVVLAKTMKGYGMGAIAQGRMTTHQQKKLGPVDLLAFRDRFQLPLTDEQVAQAAFYRPAQDSPEIRYLQARRAALGGYLPARHPGAESLPVPGLDKTAAFALHADGKAMSSTMALVRYLGALLKDPVLGPRIVPIVADEARTFGMANLFRQVGIYAPFGQLYQPEDSASMLSYREVKDGQILEEGITEAGALSSWTAAATSYATHGTTMLPFYIYYSMFGFQRVGDLIWAAADQRARGFLIGATSGRTTLGGEGLQHQDGTSHLAASTIPNCRAYDPAFAGELAVIVDHGMRRMVSEQADEFYYVTVTNESVENPSLPAQAHEGVVRGMYLLRRGAACEHRVQLFGSGAIMGEVLKAARQLEQAHGIAADVWSVTSYIELAREGVERERLWRHGEVPAIDSWFGRQLGAGSGPIVAATDYVRALPELVRAFVPPGRRYVTLGTDGFGRSDSRAALRRYFEVDAAAIVQASLAAMAEIVADEMACERRHLAEVISLASI comes from the coding sequence ATGGCATCTCGTGACCGATTCGGTTCCATCCTGGCGAGCGATCCGGTTGTACAGGCGGATCCGCAGGAATTGCAGGAGTGGTGCGACGCGCTCGACGGCGTGTTGTCGTCCTGGGGCCCGGAGCAGGGCAGGGAGCGCGCCTGCGCCATCCTGGATGCGTTGCTGGCGCATGCCGGCAAGCATCGGTTGCGGTGGCGGCCGGCACAGGTAACGCCTTACCTGAACACGATCCCGGTCGAAGCGCAACCAGCCTATCCCGGCGACCTGGCGATGGAGCAGCGCCTGTCGGCAATCCTGCGCTGGAACGCGCTCGCCATGGTGGTGCGCGCCAACCAGGCGCATGGCGAGCTTGGCGGCCACATCGCGAGCTATGCCTCGGCGGCGGATCTGTTCGAGGTCGGCTACCAGCATTTCTTTCGCGGCCCGGATGCCGCGCAAGGCGGGGACCTCGTTTTTTTTCAGCCGCATTCGGCGCCTGGCGTCTATGCGCGTGCCTTCCTGGAAGGCCGGCTGGACGAAGCATCGCTTTGCCACTACCGGCAAGAGATCGTTGCCGAAGGCAAGGGGATTCGCGGCCTGAGTTCTTACCCGCATCCTTACCTGATGCCGGACTTCTGGCAGTTCCCCACCGGCTCGATGGGCATCGGCCCGCTCAACGCCATCTATCAGGCGCGTTTCATGCGCTATCTGGAAAACCGGGGCTTGAAAGCGACCAGCGAGCGCCGGGTCTGGGGCTTCTTCGGCGATGGCGAGATGGACGAGCCGGAGTCGATCGCCGCGCTGACGCTGGCCGCCCGGGAAAAGCTGGATAACTGCACGTTCGTCATCAACTGCAATCTCCAGCGCCTGGACGGGCCGGTGCGCGGCAACGGGCGCATTGTCGATGAGCTCGAGGCCTTGTTCGCGGGGGCGGGATGGCATGTCGTCAAGTGCTTGTGGGGGTCGGAGTGGGACGCGCTGCTGGCGCGTGACCACGATCACGCCATCAGCCGCGCGTTCGCGCAGACCGTGGATGGCGAGTTCCAGACGCTCTCGGCCAACGATGGCGCGTTCAACCGCGAGAACTTCTTCAGCAAGACGCCGGCGCTGCGCTCGCTGGTGGCGCATCTCTCCAACGACGAGATCGACCACCTGCGCCGGGGCGGGCACGATCCGGCGAAGATCTACGCGGCCTTTGCCGAAGCCGCCAGGCGCAATGGGCGTCCCTGCGTGGTGCTGGCCAAGACCATGAAAGGCTACGGCATGGGCGCCATCGCGCAAGGCCGGATGACCACGCACCAGCAAAAGAAGCTGGGCCCGGTTGATCTGCTCGCGTTCAGGGACCGCTTCCAGCTGCCGCTGACCGACGAACAGGTGGCCCAGGCCGCGTTCTACCGCCCGGCGCAGGACAGCCCCGAGATTCGCTACCTGCAAGCCAGGCGCGCCGCCCTCGGCGGCTATCTGCCCGCGCGCCATCCTGGCGCCGAATCGTTGCCGGTGCCCGGGCTGGACAAGACCGCCGCGTTCGCCCTGCACGCCGACGGCAAGGCCATGAGCTCCACCATGGCCCTGGTGCGGTACCTGGGCGCCTTGCTCAAGGATCCCGTGCTGGGCCCGCGGATCGTCCCGATCGTCGCCGACGAAGCGCGGACGTTCGGCATGGCGAACCTGTTTCGCCAGGTCGGCATCTACGCGCCCTTCGGCCAGCTGTACCAGCCGGAGGATTCGGCTTCGATGCTGTCGTACCGGGAAGTCAAGGATGGCCAGATCCTGGAGGAGGGCATCACGGAAGCCGGCGCGCTGTCCTCATGGACCGCGGCGGCCACCAGTTACGCCACGCACGGCACTACCATGCTGCCGTTCTATATCTACTACAGCATGTTCGGCTTCCAACGCGTGGGCGACCTGATCTGGGCCGCGGCCGACCAGCGCGCACGCGGGTTCCTGATCGGCGCGACCTCGGGGCGTACCACCCTGGGGGGCGAGGGCCTGCAGCACCAGGACGGCACGAGCCACCTGGCGGCGTCGACCATTCCCAACTGCCGCGCCTACGATCCGGCCTTTGCCGGGGAGCTGGCGGTCATCGTCGACCACGGCATGCGGCGCATGGTCAGCGAACAGGCCGACGAGTTCTATTACGTTACCGTCACCAATGAAAGCGTCGAGAATCCGAGCCTGCCGGCCCAAGCGCACGAAGGCGTGGTGCGGGGCATGTACCTGCTACGGCGCGGCGCGGCGTGCGAGCACCGCGTGCAGTTGTTCGGCAGCGGCGCCATCATGGGGGAAGTCCTGAAGGCAGCGCGCCAGCTCGAGCAGGCGCATGGCATTGCCGCCGATGTCTGGAGCGTGACCAGCTACATCGAGCTGGCGCGTGAAGGGGTGGAGCGCGAACGCCTGTGGCGCCATGGCGAGGTTCCGGCCATCGATAGCTGGTTCGGGCGGCAGCTCGGGGCGGGCAGCGGCCCGATTGTCGCGGCCACCGACTATGTGCGCGCGCTGCCGGAGCTGGTGCGTGCTTTTGTCCCGCCGGGGCGGCGCTATGTGACGCTGGGCACCGATGGCTTCGGACGCAGCGATTCGCGGGCCGCACTGCGGCGCTATTTCGAGGTCGATGCCGCGGCCATCGTCCAGGCCAGCCTGGCGGCGATGGCGGAGATCGTGGCCGATGAGATGGCTTGCGAAAGAAGGCACCTTGCCGAGGTGATTTCCCTGGCGTCGATATAG
- a CDS encoding alpha/beta fold hydrolase, whose product MPMTQISSKTPVASIQPEAQAAALLQQSERIVTDADGCRMVWRRFGEGHPVVLLHGGHGSWLHWVRNIEALAAHRAVWAPDMPGFGESDDIASDLSVMTGTLVRGIRQLPGCDKALSLVGFSFGGLVAANVAASLGTVCRLALMGSGGHGGIRRQQRALVDWRKAGDAEALAVAMRYNLEAFMLADPARIDAMAMYAHTESCRLTRFRSKNISRAGDLRCALDRFGGEVLLAWGEHDVTADPVRAIAAMTQDSPRREGRVIANAGHWVQYEAHAPVNALLDGWLPT is encoded by the coding sequence ATGCCAATGACCCAGATCAGCAGCAAAACGCCTGTCGCTTCAATCCAACCCGAAGCGCAGGCGGCCGCCCTGTTGCAACAATCCGAGCGGATCGTCACCGATGCCGATGGCTGCCGCATGGTCTGGCGCCGCTTTGGCGAGGGGCACCCCGTGGTCCTGCTGCATGGCGGGCATGGCAGCTGGCTGCACTGGGTGCGCAACATCGAGGCGCTGGCCGCGCACCGCGCGGTGTGGGCGCCGGACATGCCGGGGTTTGGCGAGTCGGACGATATCGCCAGCGATCTTTCCGTGATGACCGGCACGCTGGTCAGGGGCATCAGGCAGTTGCCCGGCTGCGACAAGGCGCTCAGCCTGGTCGGCTTCTCCTTCGGCGGGCTGGTGGCGGCCAACGTGGCCGCATCGCTCGGCACCGTGTGCCGGCTGGCGCTGATGGGCTCAGGCGGCCATGGCGGCATCCGCCGCCAGCAGCGTGCGCTGGTGGACTGGCGCAAGGCCGGGGATGCCGAGGCCCTGGCGGTGGCGATGCGCTACAACCTGGAAGCGTTCATGCTGGCCGACCCGGCCAGGATCGATGCCATGGCCATGTATGCGCACACCGAGTCCTGCCGCCTCACGCGCTTTCGCAGCAAGAACATTTCCCGCGCCGGCGACCTGCGCTGCGCGCTGGACCGCTTCGGCGGCGAGGTGCTGCTGGCCTGGGGCGAGCACGACGTCACGGCGGATCCTGTCCGGGCCATCGCGGCAATGACCCAGGACAGCCCGCGCCGCGAAGGCCGCGTCATTGCCAACGCGGGCCACTGGGTCCAGTACGAGGCCCACGCGCCTGTCAACGCATTGCTGGACGGCTGGTTGCCGACATAG
- a CDS encoding LysR family transcriptional regulator: protein MTFDLRQLKAFTTIVASGSLGRAADALHVTQPALSRTIKRLEDELGAPLFERHAKGMLLTAVGSALLPHATLLQREAEHAREEIDAMRGLAKGTIKVGAVGSIASLVLPLAVGRVTKAWPNLRVEITEGVWDRLAQSLIRHEIDLALSICAPDTDEIEAIADCRWEDRSYVVAAPGHPLRRKPALTLADTLDQQWAIPPRGTGPFEHMRQVFAAQGLGLPNIVVETRSVTALKSLVAQSGFLSWMAEPMVEAERKAGVIDILHIPGGVGTRTLTAFRRRQGILPGPAVKLLEALRQLTAA from the coding sequence ATGACTTTCGATCTGCGCCAGCTCAAGGCCTTCACCACCATCGTCGCCAGCGGCAGCCTGGGCCGGGCCGCCGACGCGCTGCACGTGACCCAGCCTGCCCTGAGCCGCACCATCAAGCGGCTGGAGGACGAGCTTGGCGCACCGCTGTTCGAGCGGCACGCCAAGGGCATGCTGCTCACCGCGGTGGGCAGCGCCCTGCTCCCCCATGCCACGCTGCTGCAGCGCGAGGCCGAGCACGCGCGCGAGGAGATCGATGCCATGCGCGGCCTGGCCAAGGGCACCATCAAGGTGGGCGCGGTGGGCAGCATCGCCAGCCTGGTGCTGCCGCTGGCTGTTGGCCGCGTCACCAAGGCGTGGCCGAACCTGCGCGTGGAGATTACCGAGGGCGTGTGGGACCGGCTGGCGCAAAGCCTGATCCGGCATGAGATCGACCTGGCGCTCAGCATCTGCGCGCCGGACACCGACGAGATCGAGGCCATTGCCGACTGCCGGTGGGAGGACCGCAGCTACGTGGTGGCAGCGCCGGGCCACCCGCTGCGGCGCAAGCCGGCACTGACCCTGGCCGATACCCTTGACCAGCAATGGGCCATCCCGCCCCGGGGCACCGGGCCGTTCGAGCACATGCGGCAGGTGTTTGCGGCGCAGGGCCTGGGCCTGCCGAACATCGTCGTGGAGACGCGTTCGGTGACCGCGCTCAAGAGCCTGGTCGCGCAATCCGGCTTCCTGAGCTGGATGGCCGAGCCGATGGTCGAGGCCGAGCGCAAGGCCGGCGTGATCGACATTCTGCACATTCCCGGCGGGGTCGGCACGCGTACGCTGACGGCCTTCCGGCGGCGCCAAGGCATCCTGCCCGGCCCCGCGGTCAAGCTGCTGGAAGCACTGCGCCAGCTGACCGCGGCTTGA
- a CDS encoding MFS transporter yields the protein MSANLRQTGTPVDVGRVLDDGPFTTMQKLVVMLAALSIVMDGFDGQLIGFAIPVLIKEWGITRSAFAPAVAAGLVGMGIGSACAGLFADRFGRRWAVIGSVFLFGAATCAIGFAPDITTIAVLRLIAGLGIGGALPSSTTMTAEFTPARSRTLAVTATIVCVPLGGMLAGLFASVVLPAYGWRGLFFIGGALPLGLGVLLMLVLPESPRFLVRRAHRWDELRRLLGRMSRPLPEHAVFTDLAERGAESRKGFGALFAPGQARDTLAIWCAFFMCLLAVYSAFSWLPTMLASEGLNVAVAGSGLTAYNLGGVVGALCCAVAIARFGSRWPLAICCAGGAASALLLQGVDVRHSTGLLIFGLGVHGMFVNAVQSTMYALCAFVYPTAVRATGTASALAFGRLGAILSAFAGAAVITAGGASSYLSMLGAAMAAVLVALLAVKGHIPKLARAPARDDAVLVRS from the coding sequence ATGAGCGCGAACCTGCGGCAAACCGGCACGCCGGTGGATGTGGGCCGTGTGCTCGACGACGGCCCTTTCACGACCATGCAGAAGCTCGTCGTGATGCTGGCGGCGCTGTCCATCGTGATGGACGGCTTCGACGGCCAGTTGATCGGCTTCGCGATTCCCGTGCTGATCAAGGAGTGGGGCATCACCCGCAGCGCCTTCGCGCCCGCGGTGGCCGCGGGGCTGGTGGGCATGGGCATCGGCAGCGCGTGCGCCGGCCTGTTCGCGGACCGCTTTGGCCGCAGGTGGGCCGTGATCGGCAGCGTCTTCCTGTTTGGCGCGGCCACCTGCGCCATCGGCTTCGCCCCGGACATCACGACGATCGCCGTGCTGCGCCTGATCGCCGGGCTTGGCATCGGCGGCGCCTTGCCAAGCTCCACCACCATGACGGCTGAGTTCACCCCGGCACGCAGCCGCACGCTGGCGGTGACGGCCACCATCGTCTGCGTGCCGCTGGGCGGCATGCTGGCCGGCCTGTTCGCCAGCGTGGTCCTGCCGGCCTATGGCTGGCGCGGCTTGTTCTTTATCGGCGGCGCCCTGCCGCTGGGCCTGGGCGTGCTGCTGATGCTGGTGCTGCCCGAGTCGCCGCGCTTCCTGGTGCGCCGAGCGCACCGGTGGGACGAACTGCGCCGGCTGCTCGGCCGCATGTCCAGGCCGCTGCCGGAGCACGCCGTCTTCACCGACCTGGCCGAGCGCGGCGCGGAAAGCCGCAAGGGCTTCGGCGCACTGTTCGCGCCCGGGCAGGCGCGCGACACGCTGGCGATCTGGTGCGCATTCTTCATGTGCCTGCTGGCCGTCTACAGCGCCTTTAGCTGGCTGCCGACCATGCTGGCGTCGGAGGGGCTGAACGTGGCGGTCGCAGGTTCCGGCCTGACCGCCTACAACCTCGGCGGCGTCGTCGGCGCGCTGTGCTGCGCGGTAGCCATCGCGCGCTTCGGCTCGCGCTGGCCGCTGGCGATCTGTTGCGCCGGCGGGGCGGCCAGCGCGCTGCTGCTGCAAGGCGTGGATGTTCGCCACAGTACGGGGTTGCTGATCTTCGGCCTGGGCGTGCACGGCATGTTCGTCAATGCGGTGCAGTCGACCATGTACGCGCTGTGCGCCTTTGTGTACCCCACGGCGGTGCGGGCCACCGGCACGGCGTCGGCGCTGGCCTTTGGCCGCCTCGGGGCCATCCTCAGCGCCTTCGCGGGCGCGGCGGTGATCACCGCGGGCGGCGCGTCGTCCTACCTCAGCATGCTCGGCGCGGCGATGGCCGCCGTGCTGGTGGCGCTGCTTGCGGTCAAGGGGCATATCCCGAAGCTGGCGCGTGCGCCGGCCAGGGATGACGCGGTCCTCGTGCGGTCCTGA
- a CDS encoding Bug family tripartite tricarboxylate transporter substrate binding protein yields MNVVSRSVSMAVKALSLLGIAMCAAHAQPQGYPARPVVLVVPFPPGGAVDIMGRLVGKKLGERLGQPVVIENRAGAGTIVGAGYVAKAAPDGYTLFISSGSTFTVNPAINANLPYDPVKSFEPVGLVARVPLILLANRDVPVDNLRQMMAAVKAAPGKYAYGSFGNGTTGHFAGEMILAATGMQLQHIPYKGSAPAIADLIGGQIPFSVDTIAASLAHIKSGKIKVIAVAGARRATLLPEVPTVAESGFPGFDADSWVAIAAPRGLPPDVKSRLEKTLAQTMNDHEIQEKLVANGLEPSYATPEQVSAMIDKDLPRMRAIAQKAGIQAN; encoded by the coding sequence ATGAACGTCGTTTCACGAAGCGTTTCGATGGCGGTGAAGGCGCTGTCGCTGTTGGGCATCGCCATGTGCGCCGCGCATGCGCAGCCCCAGGGATATCCCGCCAGGCCGGTCGTGCTGGTTGTGCCGTTTCCGCCCGGCGGGGCGGTAGACATCATGGGACGATTGGTTGGCAAGAAGCTGGGCGAGCGTCTGGGCCAGCCCGTGGTCATCGAGAACCGCGCGGGCGCCGGCACCATCGTTGGCGCCGGCTATGTGGCAAAGGCCGCGCCTGACGGCTATACGCTGTTCATCAGTTCCGGCTCGACCTTCACGGTCAACCCCGCCATCAACGCCAACCTGCCCTACGATCCCGTGAAGAGCTTCGAGCCCGTCGGCCTGGTCGCGCGCGTGCCCCTGATCCTGCTGGCGAATCGCGATGTCCCGGTGGACAACCTCAGGCAGATGATGGCGGCGGTGAAGGCCGCGCCGGGCAAGTACGCCTACGGCTCGTTCGGCAATGGCACCACCGGCCACTTCGCGGGCGAGATGATCCTGGCCGCTACCGGCATGCAGCTCCAGCATATTCCCTACAAAGGCAGCGCTCCAGCCATTGCCGACCTGATCGGCGGGCAGATTCCGTTCTCGGTCGACACCATCGCGGCATCCCTTGCGCATATCAAGAGCGGCAAGATCAAGGTGATCGCGGTGGCAGGCGCCAGGCGCGCGACGCTGCTGCCGGAGGTGCCCACCGTCGCGGAATCCGGCTTCCCGGGTTTCGATGCGGATTCTTGGGTGGCGATCGCGGCGCCGCGTGGCTTGCCGCCCGATGTCAAGTCACGGCTGGAGAAGACCCTGGCGCAGACCATGAACGACCATGAGATCCAGGAAAAACTGGTGGCCAATGGCCTGGAGCCGTCCTATGCGACGCCGGAACAGGTCAGCGCCATGATCGACAAGGACCTGCCGCGCATGCGGGCCATTGCCCAGAAGGCCGGTATCCAGGCAAATTGA
- the mdlC gene encoding benzoylformate decarboxylase — protein MTGSTTTVAGAARNVTSVTSATSTVRDAVIDLLRQLGITSVFANPGSTELPMFRDFPADFRYVLGLQEAVVVGMADGFAQASRNASLVNLHSAAGVGNAMGNIFTAFKNRTPMIVTAGQQARSILPFDPFLSSTQATELAKPYVKWSIEPARAADVPLAIARAYYVAMQEPRGPVLVSIPVDDWDQPAERVAARAVSTEVRPDPVAIGRVGAALDACERPAFVIGGAVDRAGAWDDVVRLAETHNARVYVAPMSGRCGFPEDHRLFAGFLPAMREKIVGLLGGHDLILVLGAPAFTYHVEGAGPHVPEGATLYQLIDDPAIAAWTPVGASVVGNIRLGVLDLLARPAPRARPLPAPRQPRSHAEPTRLMSTAYVLQTLAEVRDAADIVVEEAPSARPVMQGYLPFTQSGTFYTMDSGGLGYGMPAAVGVALARPGSRVIALIGDGSSMYSIQAIWSAVQLKLPITFVILNNARYAALQDFAPEFGFAPSDPVQGTDLPGIDFVALAQGMGCEGTRVRDAARLRDALADGLRSQVPTLVEVEVA, from the coding sequence ATGACCGGTAGCACGACAACCGTGGCGGGCGCCGCGCGTAACGTAACCAGCGTAACCAGCGCAACCAGCACCGTGCGCGACGCCGTGATCGACCTGCTGCGCCAGCTTGGCATCACTTCGGTGTTTGCCAATCCCGGCTCGACCGAGTTGCCGATGTTCCGGGATTTTCCCGCCGACTTCCGCTACGTGCTCGGGCTGCAGGAGGCGGTGGTGGTGGGCATGGCCGATGGTTTTGCGCAGGCCAGCCGCAATGCATCGCTGGTCAACCTGCATTCGGCGGCTGGCGTGGGCAACGCCATGGGCAATATCTTCACCGCGTTCAAGAACCGCACGCCGATGATCGTCACGGCGGGCCAGCAAGCGCGCTCGATCCTGCCGTTCGATCCCTTCCTGTCTTCTACCCAGGCCACCGAGCTGGCCAAGCCCTACGTCAAGTGGAGCATCGAGCCGGCGCGCGCCGCGGATGTGCCGCTGGCCATCGCACGCGCCTATTACGTGGCGATGCAGGAGCCGCGCGGCCCGGTGCTGGTCTCGATCCCGGTGGACGACTGGGACCAGCCGGCCGAACGGGTGGCCGCGCGCGCCGTCAGCACCGAGGTGCGGCCCGATCCGGTGGCGATCGGGCGCGTTGGCGCCGCGCTGGATGCCTGCGAGCGGCCTGCCTTTGTCATCGGCGGCGCGGTCGATCGCGCCGGTGCGTGGGACGATGTGGTGCGCCTGGCCGAGACGCACAATGCGCGCGTCTATGTGGCACCCATGTCCGGTCGCTGCGGCTTCCCGGAAGACCATCGCCTGTTCGCCGGTTTCCTGCCCGCCATGCGTGAGAAGATCGTCGGCCTGCTGGGCGGGCACGACCTGATCCTGGTGCTGGGTGCGCCGGCCTTTACGTACCATGTGGAAGGCGCGGGCCCCCACGTGCCGGAGGGCGCCACGCTGTATCAGCTGATCGACGATCCCGCCATCGCGGCCTGGACGCCGGTGGGCGCATCGGTGGTGGGCAATATCCGGCTCGGCGTGCTTGACCTGCTGGCGCGGCCCGCGCCCAGGGCACGCCCGTTGCCTGCCCCGCGCCAGCCACGCTCGCATGCCGAACCGACGCGGCTGATGTCCACCGCCTATGTGCTCCAGACCCTGGCCGAGGTGCGCGACGCCGCCGACATCGTGGTCGAAGAAGCGCCCAGCGCGCGTCCCGTCATGCAGGGCTACCTGCCGTTCACGCAAAGCGGCACCTTCTACACCATGGACAGCGGCGGGCTGGGCTACGGCATGCCCGCCGCCGTTGGCGTGGCGCTGGCGCGGCCGGGGTCACGCGTCATCGCGCTGATCGGAGATGGTTCCAGCATGTACTCGATCCAGGCCATCTGGAGCGCGGTCCAGCTCAAGCTGCCGATTACCTTCGTGATTCTCAACAACGCACGCTACGCCGCGCTGCAGGACTTCGCGCCGGAATTTGGCTTTGCCCCGTCCGATCCGGTGCAGGGCACGGACCTGCCGGGGATCGATTTCGTGGCGCTGGCGCAAGGCATGGGCTGTGAAGGCACGCGCGTGCGGGACGCTGCGCGGCTGCGCGATGCGCTAGCCGATGGGTTGCGCTCGCAGGTGCCGACGCTGGTCGAAGTCGAGGTTGCCTGA
- a CDS encoding aldehyde dehydrogenase has product MQKISLLIDGQQRQAGNGATFERRNPLDGEVATIAPAATVADALSAVDAAAAAFDAWAAIGPSERRALLTRAAHALEARSKAFAAAMAAETGASAMWAGFNVHLAAAGLLEAASLTTQIHGEVIPSDVPGSLAMGVRQPAGVVLGMAPWNAPVILAVRAIALPLACGNTVVLKGSEICPATHGLIIEAMQEAGLPRGVVNFVTNAPADAGELVEAMIAHPAVRRVNFTGSTRVGKLIAASCARHLKPVVLELGGKAPLLVLDDADIDAAVAGAAFGAFANSGQICMSTERIIVDNKIADAFVAQLAAKASALPLGDPRKGPVVLGSVVDMSTVARCNALIDDALAKGAKLLCGGKADSTLMPATLLDHVTPRMRIYAQESFGPVKPIVRVSGDAEAIACANDNEYGLSSAVFSRDVARAMNVARRIQSGICHINGPTVHDEAQMPFGGVKSSGFGHFGGQAGIAEFTDLRWVTVQTMPRHYPF; this is encoded by the coding sequence ATGCAGAAGATTTCGTTGCTGATCGACGGCCAACAACGCCAGGCCGGCAATGGCGCCACCTTCGAGCGCCGCAATCCCCTGGACGGCGAGGTAGCCACGATTGCCCCGGCCGCTACGGTAGCCGATGCGCTGTCGGCGGTGGACGCCGCCGCCGCGGCCTTCGACGCCTGGGCCGCCATCGGCCCGAGCGAGCGCCGCGCGCTGCTGACCAGGGCCGCGCATGCGCTGGAAGCCCGCAGCAAAGCCTTTGCCGCCGCGATGGCCGCCGAGACCGGCGCCTCCGCCATGTGGGCCGGCTTCAACGTGCACCTGGCCGCGGCCGGCCTGCTTGAAGCGGCCAGCCTGACCACGCAGATCCATGGCGAGGTCATTCCGTCGGACGTGCCGGGCAGCCTGGCCATGGGCGTGCGCCAGCCGGCCGGCGTGGTGCTTGGCATGGCGCCCTGGAACGCCCCGGTCATCCTGGCCGTGCGCGCCATCGCCTTGCCGCTGGCCTGCGGCAATACTGTCGTGCTGAAGGGTTCGGAGATCTGTCCGGCCACGCACGGGTTGATCATCGAAGCCATGCAGGAGGCCGGCCTGCCCAGGGGCGTGGTGAACTTCGTCACCAATGCGCCGGCCGATGCGGGCGAACTGGTGGAGGCCATGATCGCCCATCCGGCGGTACGGCGCGTGAACTTCACCGGCTCCACGCGCGTGGGCAAGCTCATCGCCGCCAGCTGTGCCAGGCACTTGAAGCCGGTGGTGCTTGAGCTGGGCGGCAAGGCCCCGTTGCTGGTGCTGGACGATGCCGATATCGATGCCGCCGTCGCCGGCGCCGCCTTTGGCGCGTTTGCCAATTCCGGCCAGATCTGCATGTCGACCGAGCGCATCATCGTCGACAACAAGATCGCCGACGCCTTTGTCGCGCAACTGGCGGCCAAGGCCAGCGCGCTGCCGCTGGGCGATCCGCGCAAGGGGCCGGTGGTGCTGGGCTCCGTGGTCGACATGAGCACCGTTGCGCGCTGCAACGCCCTGATCGACGATGCCTTGGCCAAGGGCGCAAAGCTGTTGTGCGGCGGCAAGGCGGACAGCACCCTGATGCCCGCCACGCTGCTCGATCACGTCACGCCGCGGATGCGGATCTACGCGCAAGAGTCGTTCGGCCCGGTCAAGCCCATCGTGCGCGTCAGCGGCGACGCCGAGGCCATCGCCTGCGCCAACGACAACGAGTACGGGCTGTCGTCGGCGGTATTCAGCCGCGACGTGGCGCGGGCCATGAACGTGGCCAGGCGCATTCAATCCGGCATCTGCCATATCAATGGCCCGACGGTGCACGACGAGGCGCAGATGCCCTTCGGCGGCGTCAAAAGCAGCGGCTTTGGCCACTTTGGCGGGCAGGCCGGCATTGCCGAGTTCACTGACCTGCGCTGGGTCACCGTGCAGACGATGCCGCGCCACTATCCGTTCTAG